The segment GTAAAAGTCCTTAGGAAGTTAGAGTCCATTTATTAAGGGATATATTTCATTCAAtaacagaatttccttccttccttcctccctcccttcctcccttcctcccttcctcccttcctccctcccttccttccttccttccttcctgcattggggtttgaactcagagcctatgcatgctagacaggcactcttcttcctgagccacagctccagctctgtTTGTAGCTGGTTATTCTGATAGGAGTCTCATTTCCTGTGCTATCTTAGGCTTCCCACGGTAGCTAGGTTGACaggctcaaacctcagtactcagCTCCCCACCGAGAAGGAatgtcacaaacttttctgccctgtttGGCACCACAATCCTttagtctcccaaatagctaggatggtGGACGGAGCCATCTGTGCGCTGACTCATTCAAGCCTTTTCTAGGAGAGATAATGCTAAGACATTATTCCTTCCACACCCTCAGTTCATTTTAAAATGAGGTCTTTTAGCTGTGTGCTGATTTTCTTCATCCCAGCATGAAAACATGTGTGTCTAATTGCAGGAACACAAttcccatttgttttgttttgttttttgccagtcctggggcttgaactcagggcctgagcactgtccctagtttctttttgctcaaggctagcactctaccacttgagccatggcaccacttccggccttttctgtttatgtggtgctgaggaatcaaacccagggcttcatgtacacgaggcaagcactttaccactaggtcatattcccagccccacaattccCATTTGaacaaaattttaatttcatgtaGTTTGAATTGTCACTACATCTCCTAATATTTTctgagattaattttttttcttttcattcattgttTGATTGGCTTGTTTTTCAACAAGCAGTTtttcctaaaaaagaaaaaaagaaaagagatgaccaagattataaatgaaaatgaagtttGCTATTATTGGACTCTTGCCTTAACAGTTCATAAGCATCTTGGCTGGGCATCATAATGTAGGCTTATCAAAAGTTTGTagactttgggctgggaatgtggcttagcggtagtagagtgcttgcctagcatgcatgaagccctgggttcaattcctcagtaccacataaacagaaatagctggaagtggtgctgtggctccagtggtagagtgctagcctcgagcaaaaagaagccagggacagtgcccagaccctgagtccaaggcccaggagaggTGTGGGAggttcttttgttattatttttactatgtgtcatgaaatatttatttgcttatgcttctttcctcatttattcatggctgatttctttttcctgctgTCTCTGGGATTTCCTGTTGCTCTTGCTTTCCTCTCCCACTTATCGAACAAAAGGCCaactctcctttgtcactgtctcTTGGGGATGGGCTGCACCCACCAGTGCTTCTTCACCAGTGATCGTGGGTGAAAATTACCTGAGAAGCCTTATGCTCGGTGCTACAGCCTCGGTGTGAATAATTCTTTAAACAGTGCAGGCTTCCCCAGAGGCAGCGGCAGACACAGGTGCCAATGGAACTGGAGGGGTGAGAATGTGAGCAGGTTTGCAACTTCAAGCCTGGGTGAGAATGGACTCAGAGGGGACCTGTTCCTAGGCCAGAAGCTACATCCAGCATTTGAACAGTCCTGATCTGCTTCACCCTCTGCTTGGGGAAGGGGAACaatgaatgaatagaaaaataCTGCCTTAATGGACACATGTGGCATGCCATatgctcccttcccttcccttcccttcccttcccttcccttcccttcccttcccttcccttcccttcccttcccttcccttcccttcccttcccttcccttcccttcccttcccttcccttctcttcccttcccttcccttcctcccctcccctcccctcccctctccttcccttcccttcttttcctccccacctccaagtttttcttttcctttccacttcactggTCCCTCAGCTCGGCTCTCAAATGCCCCCCTGGGAGCCCTGGATAACTCCTGGGgtgaccttccccccccccccccccccccccgccgtgaaaCAATGCATTCCTGCTCTGGAGAAGCAAGTTCCTGCTCTATGTGGACAACTGGAAGAACTTCAGGGACTGAAGGACTAGCTTGGTGGAGGCTCTCATTTGAAGGGTGGCATCAAGGCTTTATAGCatgtgataataaaaaataattacaccGTCATTATACATGGAGAAGATGAGTGTGAAAATGACATCTCTCTGCCCATCGCTGACTTTCTTTTGTGAAAACCCGAGAGGCCTTTGCCTTGTTCCCGTAAAAAGAGGGAGCCTCCGGCTGCTCTTCCTTGCACGTTTAATGTGCACGTCACATTGTGTAAACTCGCTCCTGTACAGGGAGACAGACCTGCATCAAGAAACTAAGCAAGGGGAAGTATCTTGTCCAaggtgacatttatttatttatttatttatctatctatctatctatttatttatttatttatttgccagtcctgggccttggactcagggcctgagcactgtccctggcttctctttgctcaaggatagcactctgccacttgagccacagcgccacttctggccattttctatatatctggtgctggggaattgaacccaaggctacatgtatacgagtcaagcactcttgccactagcctatattcccagcccaggtgacATTGATTTCTGAGTTCATACTTCAATGCCCTTTTTATTCAGAGTTGCAGCTGTGTTTTTCCACCCAACAGGCTAGGGCACCAATGTCCCGAGAGatttgaaccccccccccccctttatctGGCTAGTAACTCCACTTCAAGCCACTAGTCAAGACAAAGGGAGATGATTTAAAGATTGAGGGAAAGGGAACCCCTTTAAAGGTGAGCCAGGGAAGGGGATCTGTTTGGATCAGAGGCCTGTAACCATGCAGTCTTTCTCAGAGCTGTGtgaattggggtgtgtgtgtgtgtgtgtgtgtgtgtgtgtgtgtgtgtgtgtgtgtgacatggcAGAACTGAATGTCCTTGCATATGGTCACCAATCAGTGTAACCAACTCAGCGATGCACGTGGGGGAATGTTCACTTTTAATTTGCAATCTGGCTTCTTCATTCAGCTAGGCTGTTTTCTGGGATACACCGGATGCCAATCAACATAAGCAATAACCAAAGTAACACCTGATTAGGAAGAAAAATCAAGCCCAATCCTCTGCCAGCTCTCTTCTAGAAGATGGTTCCGTTGTAGTGTAACTCCATTCCAcccactgtttttgttttattttttgtttttggccagtcctggggcttggactcagggcctgagcactgtccgtggtttcttcttgctcaaggctagcactctgccacttgagccacagcaccacttctggccgttttctgtatatgtggtgctggggaatcgaacccagggcctcatgtgtacaaggcaagcactcttgccactaggccatatccccagccctgtttttttttttttttttttaatcccacaaTGTCTTCTTTAGAAGCCCATGATTCTAGGGTTTTCCAAAGATTATTGCAATTGTTTTCTGCATTGTTTTCCTGTTCACCTCTTTCCAATTAGGACAGTGCCcttaattgaaaaaaagaaaaaaaggaaaaaggaaagaaaaggcaaaaaaaggtcttggaattttattcatccatcaggaaaaaaatgatatGGTGTCATTTGCAGGGACATGGATGGAGCTGGAGAACAATGATCTTAAGCCTCAGAGACACAAGAGATGCATGCTTTGTCTCATATGTGGTAGTTAGGTCTAAATTATGCACTTCACCCCACACATCTGCCTTGGTATACACAGGGGAGTATCCCAGTGGTgtgactcctttgaacaattacagTTTAACACAATGAACAGATGTTCAGGTAGGGATGGAGTCtcaaggggagggggaagctgaATGAAGGAAGGGGGTGTGAATATAGACATGGCATTCTATGTATACATGTGAGAGTGGAACTAGGAAAGGTGAGGAGATGGGGGGACTAGGGAAGTTGAGATGATGGGGCTGGAGAGATGGGGGAGCAGAATGAAAAGGAGGGGATCAAGATGccttgcactcataaactgacacgttgaaacccctttgtgcaactacttgttaataaaaaaattaaaaatgtgcacaaaagagaaaaaaagtcaatatttGGTTGCTCCCAATGTCTTTCGAGATTAAGCTCAACTTAATCTGTCACTTAAGgttagatttaattttatttttgtattggtcctggggcctgaaatcagggcctgggcactgtccctgggctttgtcacccaaggctagcgctctaaccacctgagccacagcgcctctcctggctggttaatttgagataaagagtctcaaggacttctctgCCCCCTCTGGCTTCGAACCGTAGCGCTTGTATCAAGGCCGCCTGAATAACAAGAACTGTAGACCAGAGCTCGAGGCCCACAGGGCTGTCTAATTTGGGACACCACAGTGCAGCTGGTCTCCGCCCTCCACAGGTGCGGGTGACACACAACACGCAGTGCCCGCGTGCCCGCACAAAGCGTGCCCGCACATTGCACGTCTGCACACTTGCATTCACACTGCATGCTTGCACACGGCGTGCCCGTACATTGCATGTCTGCACACTGCATGCCCACATAGGGCGTGCCCGCACATTGCACGTCTGCACACTTGCACTCACACTGCATTCTTGCACACGGCGTGCCCGCACAGTGCACGTTTGCACACCGCATGTTTGCACATTGCCTGCACACTGCGCGTCTGCACAGTTGCCTGCACACTGCATGCCCGCATATGGCGTGCCCGCACACTGCACGTCTGCACACTGCATGCACGTGCGCGCACATGCCATCCCAGGAATGCCGtgcacacagaaacaaacaagatGCGTCTGCACAAGCACCTAAATAAAACAGGCGGAAGTTCGTGGATCGCTGTCCCCGAACTCCCGGCCCCGTGAGGTCCGCTCCGCACCCGCGGCTCGGCGGCCGTAAAGCTCGGAGGCCGTAAAGCGCGAGCGTCCGCGGCTCGGTCTGGTCCTCGCGGGCTTCCGTCCGCCGCGTCCGCGCTCGGGAGAGCCTGGGGGTTTCAAGATGGCGGCGCCCGCGGCCCCGGTGTTGAGGGAGAGCCCTAGGTAACGGGGGCCGCGCGGGGTGACGGCGGGGCGGGATGGAGCGGGGCGGGGATGCGGAATCCGaggagacctcagcctcccgagcggcCGAGGTGACAACCCGAGCCCGGCCCGGCCTCGGAGCGCGGTCCCCGGGCCTCAGCCTCTCGAGCGGCCGGGGTGACAGCCCGAGCGCGGTCCCCGGGCCTCAGCCCTCCCGAGCGGCCGAGGTGACAACCCGAGCCCGGCCTGGCCTCGGAGCGCGGTCCCcgggcctcagcctcccgagcggcCGGGGTGACAGCCCGAGCCCGGCCCGGCCTCGGAGCGCGGTCCTCGGGCCTCAGCCCTCCCGAGCGGCCGGGGTGACAGCCCGAGCCCGGCCCAGCCGGGCCACCGCCTGTCCTgtcctccttttgctcaagcagGTGACCTGGGGAACTGAGttgatttgttattgttgttattagttttctttttctttctttttgccagcccgggggcttgaactcagggcccgggctctgcgctcaaggctagcgccctaccgactggagccacagggccacttccttaAACAAAGCAAGGGTTTGAAGCAGTTGGGTCCTTAGCGACGACTCCAGAGGACTTCGTGCTTGGTCCCCTCCCATTGCCCACCGTGGGGCCTCCTTTAGGTTTTTGGTGCACTtatctacatctccacttccgtaGTTACACGAATGGCCACGGCCACATGGATGCCAAGGCTTCACAGGGCACACGCCAACCATAGAAAAGTTGCCCAGTGAAGCTTTTCAacaggggggtgggggtaggataTCGagataaccatatatatatatttttttttttctgctctctaTTCTACTTTTATTTCACTGACACCACATAGCAATTATGGTAGTTGAAGACTTATACGCATAGCAAGTGCATTCAAAagctcatttttaaaactttgtcttTCGGATTTGTTTAGCATGAAGAAAGCAGTGTCGCTGATAAACGAAATAGATATAGGAAGATTTCCTCGGTTGCTAACCCGGATTATTCAAAAACTTCACCTGAAggtttgtatttttgtgtctCTAGAGTTTATCGAACCTGGGTCCACCTCCATCTGATTTCATGAACAGCCTGTGTTACTGTTTGGAGAAATCTTAGTGGGATGTACCATTCTTTGTATTCTCAGTCATACTGGGTCGGGGAAAGATTTGGTAATGTCCCCTGGTCCTAAGTTTGGAAAGGTCTGTGTTCAAAACAGTTAATTTCTTAACAGTTATGAAGCTTTTCAGAGTGTGTGCACTGGGGCAACAGACGTCACTGAGGATGGAAATGTCTGTGTGACCACTTGCTAGCCTGCTAAgaaaaagtggagaaagagaactTCCTTTCCCGCCCcattttgggtttggttttccGGAGGGattgctggtgggggtgggggtgggggctcttcAGGCCTGCAGTGGACATCAGGgtttccctcctgtccttctgTGCTTTCTGTCTGTCCGTTGTCTTGTGTCCTGGGACAGGTGGAGCCCTTGGCACCTGATCTGATGCAGGTAGATGGGTGGAGAGGGGAATATGCTTGCCACCCTCAGCGTCACCAGCTTTGTGCTTTGATTTTGCCAAGTTTTATCAATTAGGAGCACAAGACATCTGGTTTTTGTTCAAAATGGTTCCTTGTAATTCCTGTTAGGAACCAACTGAAGAACCCAACAGCTTAGGCAGTGTTGGGAGGCCTGAGCACAGACTGTCCAGTCCTCTGAGCTGGTCACCTTCCTGTCCTGTCTTTGCACATGAAAATGTGTGAtttggttgtgtgtgtatgtacatgtgatgtgatttgttgttgttgtgtgtgtgtttggtacaATGTGTATATGTTGCTGCTGGCATTTAATACCCAGGGATTTTTAGTGTCCTGAAATGTCTTACCTGCGTGCTGTCTTGGGCAACATGGAAGGGGGCTGAGCCGGACTTCATACCTGGGAACTTAGGAGTGTGCAGCCGCTGTTAGAGCACAGGCAGCAGAGCGCTTCCGTGCCTGGCTCCAGAGAGTACACTGTAGTCCCACACATGAAGCTTGCGTGTTCCTGACGCTGTACGTGTGGCTTTGCAAAGTCAGAGTGACCTGACCATGGCGGACTAGATGCAGGCTTGGGAGGAGAGGGCCTTGTACGTAGACCCAACATATCTTTAAATGAAAGggaagaattaggaaattcagaCCCAACAGAAatagagattttaaaaatgaaggcgGAAAAACCATCTGTATACGGCAGCCCGAGCTCATGCTCTAGTAATGACAAGAAGGCATCACGGAAAATGAGTTATCTTACAAGCACTTCCCTTTTCTCATCatggattcatttttttccttttaagttctCATTTCATAGGTGAATGAACCAGTTTTCTCTCAAGATCTCATGTCACATATGATTGAGCCAGTTTTCTGCCAAGGGTGAGTTTTGGAATGGGTGCTAACAAAAGTTACTCTTTGTAATTTGCAGGCTGAGAGCAGTTTcagtgaagaagaggaggaaaagcttCAAGCCGCATTTTCTCTAGAGAAGCAAGATCTTCACCTAGTCCTTGAAACAATAGCATTTATTTTAGAGCAGGTATTTTTATTGCTTCAGATTTCCTGACTGTGGTTTATTACATATTTGTGTTGGTGTGATATCTGTAACACTGTTGTTTTGAGTGTGGAAGATGAAGGCCGTGGCTATATTTTAATTAAGAATCTCAGCATAGTAAAACATTTAAATACATCAGTTTTTGCACATTATTGTATTCTGTAAAAAATGTTGAATGTCATTAGTAAGGATTTGACCATGCGAATTGAGATTTCATTAACATGAGACAGTTATGAAAGATTTGAATTCATCGGAACAAGAAACAtatttcattgaagaaatcaAAGCAGTGATTTGGGTCATATAATCTGACTAGGATGGGATAATAAATTGTCCTAACCTGAAATTACTGAGCTTCCATCTGCATCTTCCTTCTCCTCACACCAAGTCTGTCGCTCATGCTTCCTCTTCAGCTCCAGCCTTGACTTTGCCTTGACCCCCGGTTCCTGGGCCTCCCTTGTTTGGCTGCCTACCCTCAGCCCCTCCTAGTGGGGCAGCACATTGTTAGTCCTCCGCGCTGTCCCCTGTGCCATTTACCTCCCCTCTACTAGATTTTGAGCTAAGCCTGGCCTTTGCCAGGGAGCTGCAACCTCAGCAGTAGGTGGTCACTGGGGTACTGGACAGCGTGTGAATGGAGGCGGTGGTCTCGGTCTTGTGTTTCCTTTTGGGTAgcactggggtttggacttagcttgttaggcaggtgcatGTTaggcacttgagtcatgcccccagcACTTTATTTGTTAAACTCTTAATCAGATAGCATTGATGTTACAGAGGCTTTCAGAATTTTCAGATTTGAAGATATCCTAAGTCACTTATACAGTCTATCCAGTGATTGGTTTTATTATTCCCCTCACAGCGTATCTGGATGCCCTATCGATTCATGCTGGCACTCTTTTGCTTTAGGTAGTTTTTCAAAGGGAGTTTCATACTTAAAAgtggggggctggctttgagccatgatcctcctgccttcatctccttcatagctgggattacagtaggCACCAGGCCAAAGTTGTTTGCTGAGATGAAATCTTGCAACCTTTTTGcccagctgacctcaaactgcagtcttctATGTCCCCATCAGCCTTCTATAGCCTTATACAGATTACACATATGATGTCTCTGCCAGCCATCTATAGCCTTACACAGCTTACACATCCTATGATGGTGACCAGAGCTCTTACCCTTGGTTCCACTTCCATCAAGAAACCAGGTACCTGGACAGGCCTGTGCAGGGAGGGGCTTATGGGGAAGCTGTTTTGGAAGGTGAAAAACAGAACAGGTATCATGGTTAATtcttagacttaaaaaaaaaaaaagaatgccttagGATATTGGTAAGTAAAGGTAAATTGGTTAGAGTTTGTTAGTTGAAGAACAAAATCACTGTAAACTTGGAATAATGAAGTGACTGAAATTTTAATTTGTGTAGTTTGCATAGAGCAAGGAAGAAAATCTGGTTATTAACTGAATTTAGCATTGTTTAAACCacaggcaaaaatgaaaaagctTAACTTGAATGACTCAGGCCTTTTAATGGTATCTTGGGACGggggcagtactgaggcttgaactcagtgcctggactctgtcccttaggtttttcgttccagtctgatgctctaccacttgagccacaactccacttctagctttttttggtgcttaattggtgattagagtctcatggacctttcttccctgggctggctttcattgaacctcaatcctcagatcttagcctcctgagtagctaggatgacagcagaGCCATCGGCACCCAGGTTTATTAGTATCTTTTAGTCCTTGGTTGTATATATTGTGAGTTGTAAAACAGCCGAAAATGTGTGTAACGGGTAGCAAATGTCTTGGCTTCAATACTATGCAATCGTTGTGTTCTGATGTCGCTGGGTCTCTCTGCTAGGCGGTGTACCACCATGTGAAGCCGGCCACCTTCCAGCAGCAGTTACATGGCATCCGCCTGGCGCAGGACAAAGTTGAAGCCTTCCTCAGCGTCTGGTCTTCCTTTGGTCAGGAGACAGTGGAGAAGTTCAGGCAGAGGAGTCTGACTCCCCACAAGGTACCAGACTTTCCATCCCAAAGACACTTTCCAAAAACATGCAGTGTGTTACTATACCtagagagttttttgttttggtttgtttttttggtgccagtcaaggcttgaacttggggcctcatgttctcttaactttctgctcaaggctggtgctctgccatttgaatcacagctcaacttctggctcttttggcagtttattggagatgagcctcacagactttcctgcctcagctgtctttgaaccatgatccttagatctcagcctcctgagtagctaggatgacagatgtaagCCTTCAGTGCCCTATTCTCTCGTAGTTTAGAGATTAGACTTTACCATGTACACCTGATTTCATGGTGGTTTTGACATTGATTTTTCTGATGACAAAGAGGCTGATCATCTTTGCATCTCTTGGCCACCATGATTATGTTTGAGAAAATGCCTGTTCAAGTACTCTACTCATTATTaaaattgagtttttttttccagctttgtgACGAATTCTTTGTATCTTTTCTACGTTAACCATTCACCACATTATATGCCTTGTAAATGTCTCTCACATTGTGTAgcttgccttttcattttgttgaatttCCCTTTGCTGTGCAGGAGCTTTTAATCCTGTGCAGTGCCATTCCTTCATTTTGTTTGGTTACCTATGCTTCTGGTTGTATTTCTGAGGCATTGTGGAGGAATTTTTTTCCCTACCCTTTTTCTAGTTTTATGAATTCATGCCGTACCTTTAAGTCTTTCAAGTTAACTCTTGTATATGGTTAAGATAAGGGTCCAGTTTTCCTCTTTGATGTGTAAATAGTTTTTCCAGCACTGTTTGCTGAAGAGACCATTTTCCTCCATTGTGTATTCTTGGCATCCTTGTCAAAGATTAATTGAAAACAcctctttctgtcttttattaTTTAGATCTAATAACTAGGAGAGTTAGATTGAAGAGTAGTTGTGGTAGCTTTTTCTCCAGCATGTGATTGAAAGGATTTTTTGATTTTTATCTccctttttaaaaagtactttatcttaatctctttggagatttGAGACTAAAAAAATGTCACCACCACCTATTAgaattcatattctttcttttatcaGTGTTCTGCTGACTGTCAGCAGTGTTCTTCAAATAGCATTTTTTGTTTGACTTTGGTTGTAATGCCTGTATGGTTATAATATTTATGAAACTTTCAATCTTTTCAGACAGAATTTGAATACTGTGTTTAATTGTATTCCTGAAATTCTGGTTAGTATCTATTACATGTATTTCTACTATGCTAACAGTGAAAACTGACATTTCAAGTATTTTTCATACCAACTtaccttttttccccctgatatCTTTTGTTTAAGACACAGTTCTTGAACTGTGTAAAGATATTTTAGAAAAAGTGCCATTATAAAATAAGGTTATAAGTAATACATAGGCAAATGTTGAATGCTTCTagagcagctttttttttgttgttggttgtgtgacttgaacttggcttgggtgctgtccctgagctttttccctaaagggtagtgttctaccactttgagccatagcaccacttccagttttctggtggctaattggagataagagtctcatggccttcctgcgtgggcaggctttgaactgcaattctcagatctcagcctcctgagtagctaagatgacagacatgagccaccagcacctgacaagaGGAGCTTTCTCTTTGAAGGATATACACTCCCTTTTTAAAACATCTGTTTGTTAGGAGTTATAAAATACAAATTCTATTATATCCGTGTTGAATGTCCAAAATGTGTTCAGTGTGATTTTTCTCTTGGAGAGGTATTTATTCTTCATCAATTACATGAAAGATTTATTCATAGTAGAAACTCATTTCTTTATATAATGAGATTTCATTATCTTTTtgcagcttcttgagtagcttgggAGAGTGGATGCCCAAGGTTTTTAATATAGTATttttgaa is part of the Perognathus longimembris pacificus isolate PPM17 chromosome 25, ASM2315922v1, whole genome shotgun sequence genome and harbors:
- the Commd10 gene encoding COMM domain-containing protein 10 isoform X2 — encoded protein: MAAPAAPVLRESPSMKKAVSLINEIDIGRFPRLLTRIIQKLHLKAESSFSEEEEEKLQAAFSLEKQDLHLVLETIAFILEQAVYHHVKPATFQQQLHGIRLAQDKVEAFLSVWSSFGQETVEKFRQRSLTPHKLETVGWQLNLQMAHSAQAKLKSPQAVLQLGVSSEDSKSLGYSYV
- the Commd10 gene encoding COMM domain-containing protein 10 isoform X1, which encodes MAAPAAPVLRESPSMKKAVSLINEIDIGRFPRLLTRIIQKLHLKAESSFSEEEEEKLQAAFSLEKQDLHLVLETIAFILEQAVYHHVKPATFQQQLHGIRLAQDKVEAFLSVWSSFGQETVEKFRQRSLTPHKLETVGWQLNLQMAHSAQAKLKSPQAVLQLGVSSEDSKELEKVLVEFSHKELFDFYNKLETIQAQLDALT